The following proteins come from a genomic window of Athalia rosae chromosome 1, iyAthRosa1.1, whole genome shotgun sequence:
- the LOC105693326 gene encoding transcription factor ces-2, whose product MGSHTHSARSICTTGNVSGAFSALHLLRSYSLLAPPPDLCRYEHFTAAGRDYGFGEPERPRGISSGENPVSSLTTAFALPAGLLPPPLLAAVPTPFIQSINVAQPNSDVTHGTLVSRHFVSTNGAGSAALHRRQRGEKKPIPDEQKDEKYYERRKRNNQAAKKSRDARKIREDHIALRATMLEHENAILRAQVLTLREEAQSLRHMLIKQQTQGISPISPIPAITPITRSPHSPTHPSTSLPCRV is encoded by the exons ATGGGTTCGCACACGCACAGTGCGAGGTCAATTTGTACGACGGGCAATGTTTCCGGTGCATTTTCGGCTCTTCATCTCTTGAGAAGTTACAGTCTACTCGCTCCACCTCCAG atctcTGCAGATACGAACATTTCACTGCAGCAGGACGAGATTACGGTTTCGGAGAACCGGAAAGACCTCGCGGAATATCTTCAGGAGAAAACCCGGTTTCTTCGTTAACTACAGCTTTCGCACTTCCAGCTGGTTTGCTACCACCACCTCTTCTCGCAGCAGTTCCAACGCCGTTCATCCAATCGATAAACGTCGCTCAACCAAATTCCGACGTCACACATG gaacaCTCGTTAGTCGTCATTTCGTCAGTACAAACGGAGCAGGGAGCGCGGCTCTTCACAGGCGAcaacgcggtgaaaaaaagccGATTCCCGATGAACAAAAGGACGAGAAATattacgaaagaagaaaacgcaACAACCAAGCCGCCAAGAAATCGAGGGACGCGCGAAAGATACGAGAAGATCAT ATCGCACTCAGGGCAACGATGTTAGAACATGAGAACGCTATTCTTAGGGCACAAGTTCTTACTTTACGGGAAGAGGCACAGTCTCTGCGACACATGCTGATTAAACAACAGACGCAGGGAATTTCTCCGATAAGTCCTATCCCAGCGATTACACCGATCACCCGTAGTCCACATTCACCGACTCATCCTTCGACCAGTTTGCCTTGTCGAGTTTAA